One window of Candidatus Thermoplasmatota archaeon genomic DNA carries:
- a CDS encoding FAD-binding oxidoreductase: MMKRKADVVIIGGGVNGCSLAYHLAKRKLTVVVVEKKYLSSGATGACGAGIRQQWSTRENIELAMDSVKMFENLSRELGMDIEFRQGGYLIAIHDEKEMRQAEKNVSLQRSLGLTVDIIPPEKMVDIVPILDVKGMQAIGASFCPTDGHANPFKTTFAYAQAARRYGAEIYTHTTVTDLVVAKKRITAVKTDKGTITTPVVVNAAGVDSVGVAEMVGVRLPITPVRKEIMATERLKPLFEAMVISFKDGIYFSQQPEGQIVGGIPIPEERSGFKTMPTLQFVWHMSKTLIRYAPVLSEVNMLRHWTGFYDVTPDARPILGEVHHLKGFIQCNGFSGHGFMLSPMVAQMLAEYIVSGKTPEVLNNLNLDRFRGKKIEKELSVVG; the protein is encoded by the coding sequence ATGATGAAACGAAAAGCTGATGTTGTGATTATTGGTGGCGGGGTGAATGGCTGTTCATTAGCCTATCATCTCGCGAAACGTAAGCTTACGGTAGTTGTTGTTGAAAAGAAGTATCTCTCATCTGGAGCGACTGGTGCATGCGGTGCTGGTATTCGACAGCAGTGGTCAACCCGTGAGAATATCGAACTTGCGATGGACAGCGTAAAGATGTTTGAAAATCTAAGCCGAGAACTTGGGATGGATATTGAGTTTCGACAAGGCGGGTATCTGATTGCGATCCATGATGAAAAAGAGATGCGGCAAGCTGAAAAAAATGTGTCGTTACAGCGGTCGTTAGGTTTAACTGTTGACATTATTCCTCCTGAGAAGATGGTTGACATTGTTCCGATTCTTGATGTGAAAGGGATGCAGGCGATCGGTGCATCGTTTTGTCCAACCGACGGTCATGCGAATCCATTTAAAACCACATTTGCGTATGCACAGGCAGCGCGTCGTTATGGAGCTGAGATTTATACGCATACGACGGTTACTGATCTCGTCGTTGCGAAAAAAAGAATCACTGCAGTAAAAACCGATAAAGGAACGATTACGACACCAGTAGTGGTGAATGCTGCTGGGGTTGATTCTGTTGGAGTTGCAGAGATGGTTGGGGTTCGACTGCCGATCACCCCTGTTCGCAAGGAAATTATGGCAACGGAACGGTTGAAACCGTTGTTTGAAGCAATGGTCATCAGCTTTAAAGATGGTATTTATTTTAGTCAGCAGCCTGAAGGACAGATTGTTGGTGGTATTCCTATTCCTGAGGAACGAAGTGGGTTTAAAACTATGCCGACGTTGCAGTTTGTCTGGCATATGTCAAAGACGTTGATTCGATATGCACCGGTGTTATCGGAGGTGAATATGCTTCGTCATTGGACTGGTTTTTATGATGTGACTCCTGATGCTCGGCCGATTCTTGGTGAAGTTCATCACCTGAAGGGTTTTATTCAATGTAATGGTTTTTCTGGCCATGGTTTTATGTTGTCCCCGATGGTTGCGCAAATGTTAGCGGAGTATATTGTCTCAGGAAAAACACCTGAAGTTTTGAATAATTTGAATTTGGATCGGTTTCGTGGGAAAAAGATTGAGAAAGAGTTATCGGTGGTTGGATAA
- a CDS encoding (2Fe-2S)-binding protein has translation MVQKSVVCRCEDITEDDVLEAIAEGYTDLEELRKKLRIGMGPCQGRVCIQLVMKILEKKTGKKVTKASLHKPRPPLIPVPLKTLARDHDETKS, from the coding sequence ATGGTTCAAAAAAGTGTTGTGTGTCGATGTGAGGATATCACAGAAGATGATGTTCTTGAAGCAATTGCTGAGGGTTACACTGATCTTGAGGAGCTGCGGAAAAAACTCCGTATTGGAATGGGGCCATGTCAGGGTCGTGTGTGCATTCAGCTTGTTATGAAGATTCTGGAGAAAAAAACCGGGAAAAAAGTTACCAAAGCCTCATTGCATAAACCACGGCCGCCGTTGATTCCGGTGCCGCTGAAAACACTTGCACGTGATCATGATGAAACGAAAAGCTGA
- the rpoA2 gene encoding DNA-directed RNA polymerase subunit A'', with product MVQKKSGTAKKKDKKHQVKKITVKPQHKHKSRADQKKPVRKISTKPLKKIKSSRELLKKIQKTPAIKTEKMEQREEELQEVIVEPTKKEKVVPERKMLPRPVKIDDEPKEYKELRGKIEKILKDRFLPTAIIDTLVERIAKEKKLESKLDKIVDRVYADYQKNKIDPAEACGMVAAQSIGEPGTQMTMRTFHYAGVAEINVTLGLPRLIEIVDARSIPSTPMMNIYLRDEYRVNPDLAKEIANKIEITRLTDVADLEMDLINMTILIKPNSKTMETKGLTIDELLEVIQNIRKINAKIEKDAIKITLEEPGYKALQNIYESLKKLKIKGIDGIKRVIIRKEPNEGYVIYSEGSNLQEVLDIDGVDPYRTTTNDIHAIARELGIEAARNMIIQEAHNTLSEQGLNVDMRHIMLVADVMTADGTVRAIGRHGVSGEKSSVLSRAAFEITVNHLLLASQRGESDILNGVAENIIVGQPVNLGTGAVELVMSRSRSMSKKKTKGE from the coding sequence ATGGTTCAGAAGAAATCAGGAACGGCAAAGAAAAAAGATAAAAAACATCAGGTAAAAAAAATAACGGTGAAACCTCAACACAAACACAAAAGCAGAGCTGACCAAAAAAAACCAGTAAGAAAAATAAGTACAAAACCTCTGAAAAAAATTAAGAGTAGCAGAGAGCTGTTGAAAAAAATCCAAAAAACACCGGCAATAAAAACCGAAAAGATGGAACAGCGCGAAGAAGAACTACAGGAAGTCATAGTTGAACCGACCAAGAAAGAAAAGGTTGTACCTGAACGGAAAATGCTTCCCCGTCCGGTGAAAATCGACGATGAACCCAAGGAATACAAAGAACTTCGAGGAAAGATTGAGAAAATTTTGAAGGATCGTTTTCTTCCAACAGCAATTATTGATACTCTTGTTGAACGTATTGCAAAAGAAAAAAAACTCGAATCAAAACTTGACAAAATTGTCGATCGAGTGTATGCTGACTATCAGAAAAACAAGATTGATCCGGCTGAAGCCTGCGGTATGGTTGCCGCTCAGAGCATCGGAGAACCTGGTACGCAGATGACGATGCGGACGTTTCACTATGCTGGTGTTGCTGAGATTAACGTTACGTTAGGGTTACCTCGTCTCATTGAAATTGTTGATGCACGTTCAATTCCATCAACGCCGATGATGAACATCTACCTGCGTGATGAGTATCGGGTGAATCCTGATCTGGCAAAGGAAATTGCTAATAAAATCGAGATAACCCGGCTTACTGATGTCGCTGATCTTGAGATGGATCTCATTAATATGACGATTTTGATTAAACCAAACAGTAAAACAATGGAGACGAAAGGACTCACGATTGATGAACTTCTTGAGGTGATTCAAAACATCAGGAAGATCAATGCAAAAATCGAAAAAGATGCCATTAAAATAACCTTAGAAGAACCAGGATATAAAGCATTACAAAATATTTATGAATCGCTAAAAAAACTCAAAATCAAAGGTATCGATGGAATCAAACGAGTGATTATTCGAAAAGAACCTAATGAAGGATATGTGATCTATAGTGAAGGGAGCAATCTCCAAGAAGTGCTTGACATCGATGGTGTTGATCCGTATCGAACTACAACAAATGACATTCATGCAATTGCCCGTGAACTTGGGATAGAAGCTGCACGAAATATGATTATCCAAGAAGCACATAATACCCTTTCTGAACAGGGGTTAAACGTAGATATGCGTCATATCATGCTGGTTGCTGATGTGATGACTGCTGATGGAACTGTTCGAGCAATCGGACGGCATGGTGTAAGTGGTGAAAAAAGCTCAGTGTTATCCAGAGCAGCTTTTGAAATCACCGTGAATCATCTGCTGCTTGCCAGTCAACGCGGTGAGTCTGATATTCTGAATGGTGTTGCTGAAAACATCATTGTCGGTCAACCTGTGAATCTCGGAACTGGTGCTGTTGAACTTGTGATGAGTCGATCACGATCAATGAGTAAAAAGAAAACAAAAGGAGAATAG
- a CDS encoding 50S ribosomal protein L30e, whose amino-acid sequence MVDVNQALKEVASKGKMLLGEKQTKAAIKNKTAKLVVLANNCPYSAALIKDAEAEKIPIYHYQSDNIELGYICGKSYGVAALAVVDVGDTNILQLVGAKKKK is encoded by the coding sequence ATGGTAGATGTTAATCAGGCGTTAAAAGAAGTTGCAAGTAAAGGAAAAATGCTGCTGGGTGAGAAACAAACGAAAGCTGCAATTAAAAATAAGACTGCAAAACTTGTTGTTCTTGCAAATAATTGCCCATATTCAGCTGCATTGATCAAAGATGCTGAAGCAGAAAAGATACCAATCTATCACTATCAATCTGATAACATTGAACTTGGGTATATCTGTGGGAAAAGTTATGGTGTTGCTGCGTTAGCTGTTGTTGACGTTGGAGATACGAATATTTTGCAGCTTGTTGGTGCAAAGAAAAAGAAATAA
- a CDS encoding glycosyltransferase family 2 protein — protein MILNIAILMPTLNEEQGLKKTLATIPYTYFQKKNWQLTLYIIDGLSTDNTQQIAKQHNVHVILEPRKGYGRAYKTGLHHLTEDIIITGDADATYPFDCIPQYLDLFLQENLDFMTTNRFAQLTKGSMSVKHRFGNLILAWTVRILFWVHIKDSQSGMWILKKEALSKIQPLEAFNDGMPFSEEIKIEMFTNKKIRAREIPSTLYLREGNVKLESFSDGWKNLLFLFKKRVTMHHVQK, from the coding sequence TTGATTCTGAACATTGCCATTCTCATGCCTACTCTTAATGAAGAACAAGGACTCAAAAAAACACTTGCAACAATCCCATATACCTATTTTCAAAAGAAGAACTGGCAACTTACTCTCTATATCATCGATGGGCTCTCTACCGACAACACCCAGCAGATCGCCAAACAACACAACGTCCACGTCATTCTTGAACCACGAAAAGGATACGGCCGGGCGTATAAAACCGGGTTGCACCATCTCACCGAAGATATCATCATCACAGGTGATGCTGATGCGACCTACCCATTTGATTGCATCCCCCAATACCTCGATCTATTTCTCCAGGAAAACCTTGATTTTATGACCACCAACCGATTCGCACAACTGACGAAAGGATCGATGAGTGTCAAACATCGGTTCGGAAACCTCATCCTTGCATGGACAGTCCGCATCCTCTTTTGGGTTCATATCAAAGATTCACAATCAGGAATGTGGATCTTGAAAAAAGAAGCGTTATCAAAAATACAACCTCTTGAAGCCTTTAACGACGGTATGCCCTTCTCAGAAGAAATCAAAATTGAAATGTTTACGAATAAAAAGATCAGAGCACGAGAAATCCCCTCAACGTTATACCTCCGCGAAGGAAACGTGAAACTCGAAAGTTTTTCCGATGGGTGGAAAAACTTACTCTTCTTATTCAAAAAACGAGTTACCATGCATCACGTACAAAAATAA
- a CDS encoding 4Fe-4S binding protein — protein MNRVKTYEQTGILALSDLILPSKKQLEKGVAILECIQEIPCNPCVDACPVHAISMKDINAPPVNNYDLCTGCTRCVGICPGLAIFVIKIKQGKAYVTLPYEFLPIPKVGDTVRGLDRAGVYQTDAVVTRVVRQGKTMVITIEVPEQYALEIRNIQV, from the coding sequence ATGAACCGAGTGAAAACGTATGAGCAAACCGGCATTCTTGCTCTTTCAGATCTCATTCTTCCATCAAAAAAACAGTTGGAGAAAGGAGTTGCGATTCTTGAATGTATCCAAGAAATACCATGTAACCCCTGTGTTGATGCATGTCCTGTGCATGCGATTTCTATGAAAGATATCAATGCACCTCCGGTGAACAACTATGATCTCTGTACCGGATGTACTCGATGTGTCGGGATTTGTCCTGGTCTTGCTATTTTTGTCATAAAAATCAAACAAGGAAAGGCATATGTGACGCTTCCGTATGAATTTTTACCGATTCCAAAGGTTGGAGATACTGTCCGTGGATTGGATCGAGCTGGAGTGTATCAGACCGATGCCGTGGTTACTCGGGTTGTTCGACAGGGGAAAACCATGGTGATTACGATTGAAGTTCCAGAGCAGTATGCTCTTGAGATTAGAAATATTCAGGTTTGA
- a CDS encoding class I SAM-dependent methyltransferase family protein yields the protein MKSKKHIALGVPLSDAETIRAYLLNNKLLDQTYRITKNKTTVYFPVKQIAKNFGQYIKTYRYFEQKQQKPTSYKQLLTLPTPLQEQLPTSYDIVGKIILIKIPEELKEFEQQIGAALLQGHKQVETVFSSEPVRGEFRLRNLHRIAGKQQTTTLQKEYGLSFLVDVEKTYFSPRLASERRRIAGFVQPGETVVDLFAGVAPFSCMIAKYAQPKMVYAVDKNSDAVELARRNIVLNKLVDRVTVIHADAHDIPAMFLKTNRYADRIVMNLPFESHRFFPVALALLKKQGVIHMYTVADEEDLQTTIKEVHRHAQQAQFICTEINIRKIKTYAAREFYIALDITATKMPT from the coding sequence ATGAAATCAAAAAAACATATCGCACTCGGCGTACCGCTTTCTGATGCTGAAACCATCCGAGCCTACCTTCTCAACAACAAGCTACTTGACCAAACCTATCGCATTACAAAAAATAAAACAACGGTCTATTTCCCGGTAAAACAGATTGCTAAAAACTTCGGACAATATATCAAAACGTATCGATATTTTGAGCAGAAACAGCAAAAACCAACCTCCTACAAGCAGCTCCTTACACTCCCCACCCCGCTCCAAGAACAACTGCCGACATCCTACGATATTGTCGGAAAAATCATTCTTATTAAAATCCCAGAAGAATTAAAAGAGTTCGAACAGCAGATCGGGGCAGCACTACTTCAAGGTCATAAGCAGGTTGAAACTGTTTTTTCATCTGAGCCGGTTCGTGGTGAGTTTCGCCTTCGAAATCTCCATCGTATCGCAGGGAAACAACAAACAACAACCCTACAGAAAGAGTATGGTTTGTCTTTTTTGGTTGATGTTGAAAAAACCTATTTTTCACCCAGGCTTGCATCAGAACGACGACGGATTGCAGGATTCGTTCAACCCGGTGAAACTGTTGTTGATCTGTTTGCAGGTGTTGCACCGTTTTCATGTATGATTGCAAAATATGCACAGCCAAAAATGGTTTATGCAGTGGATAAAAACAGTGATGCCGTTGAATTAGCACGACGCAATATTGTTCTCAATAAGCTGGTTGATCGTGTTACGGTTATCCATGCAGATGCACACGATATACCCGCAATGTTTCTGAAAACGAACCGGTATGCTGATCGGATCGTTATGAATCTTCCGTTTGAATCACATCGGTTTTTCCCAGTTGCGCTAGCGTTGTTAAAAAAACAGGGCGTCATCCATATGTATACGGTTGCTGATGAAGAAGATCTTCAAACCACGATCAAAGAAGTACACCGGCATGCACAACAGGCACAATTCATCTGTACTGAGATCAACATCCGGAAGATTAAAACCTATGCGGCTCGAGAATTTTATATAGCATTAGACATTACCGCTACGAAGATGCCGACGTAG
- a CDS encoding FAD-dependent oxidoreductase: MRIQSHPILEFPSKKSIPFYFNNQKMTGVEGDTIASALHAAGVTTLSRSLRLHRPRGFFCGIGKCSSCLMRVNGIPNVRTCTAPLHENIHVETQDTLPDVSDQVSLPSSLQPKQDVTVDVLVVGGGPAGLSAALEAVSYGASVLLVDENQMLGGQLVKQTHKFFGSKEERAGTRGIEIARQLTSELEPFIDRKKIQVMLDATVIGYYEGSKNLHRFGIVQRKGYHSVLYQVDCRAAILACGAMENMVLFPGNDLPGVYGAGAVQTLMNVYGVRPGTTVLMVGAGNVGLIVSYQLLQAGIKVDRVVEAAPVIGGYHVHAAKLRRCGVPIQTQHTIQEVYGTEHVEGAVIVRLDHQWKPIQNSEEYITCDTICLAVGLTPSTRLLSQIGVAQEFIAEAGGYVALHNEAMETTVQNIFVAGDSSGIEEASTAMVEGKIAGFSAAYNLNYTTDDQIRKKYLDQLECLRAGPFGEKPRIAKQKINELLVKQV, from the coding sequence TTGCGGATTCAATCTCATCCGATCCTTGAGTTCCCATCGAAGAAAAGCATTCCGTTCTATTTCAATAATCAAAAAATGACCGGTGTTGAAGGAGATACGATCGCCTCTGCGTTGCATGCTGCTGGTGTTACAACACTCAGTAGAAGCCTTCGATTGCATCGTCCTCGAGGTTTTTTCTGCGGTATTGGGAAATGTTCTTCGTGTCTTATGCGTGTGAATGGTATTCCGAATGTTCGAACCTGCACCGCACCGCTCCATGAAAATATCCATGTTGAAACCCAAGATACACTTCCAGATGTTTCAGATCAAGTGTCGCTTCCATCCTCCCTGCAACCAAAACAGGACGTAACCGTTGATGTGCTCGTAGTTGGTGGTGGTCCTGCTGGACTTTCTGCTGCATTGGAAGCAGTATCGTATGGAGCTTCGGTACTGCTCGTTGATGAGAATCAGATGCTTGGAGGTCAGCTCGTGAAGCAGACGCATAAGTTTTTTGGGTCAAAAGAGGAACGCGCAGGAACCCGGGGTATTGAGATTGCACGGCAGCTTACGTCGGAACTCGAACCATTTATTGATCGGAAAAAAATTCAAGTGATGCTTGATGCAACCGTTATCGGTTACTATGAAGGTTCGAAGAATTTGCATCGATTCGGCATTGTACAACGTAAGGGATATCATAGTGTCCTGTATCAGGTTGACTGCAGAGCAGCGATTCTTGCCTGTGGTGCTATGGAGAATATGGTGTTGTTTCCTGGGAATGATCTTCCTGGGGTGTATGGCGCTGGGGCGGTACAGACCTTGATGAATGTGTATGGCGTTCGGCCCGGAACTACTGTACTTATGGTTGGTGCAGGTAATGTTGGTTTGATCGTGTCGTATCAGCTTCTCCAGGCAGGAATCAAAGTTGATCGGGTTGTTGAAGCAGCACCGGTGATCGGCGGGTATCATGTCCATGCGGCAAAACTTCGACGATGTGGTGTTCCGATTCAGACGCAGCATACGATTCAAGAGGTGTATGGAACAGAACATGTTGAAGGTGCGGTGATCGTCCGTCTTGACCACCAGTGGAAACCAATTCAAAACTCAGAGGAATATATCACTTGTGATACGATTTGTTTGGCGGTTGGTTTGACGCCGTCGACGCGGTTACTCTCACAGATCGGAGTTGCTCAGGAGTTTATCGCTGAGGCTGGTGGGTATGTTGCACTCCATAATGAAGCGATGGAAACAACGGTTCAGAATATTTTTGTCGCAGGTGACAGTTCAGGTATTGAGGAAGCATCAACTGCGATGGTCGAGGGAAAAATCGCTGGTTTTTCTGCAGCCTATAATCTTAACTACACTACTGATGATCAGATCAGGAAGAAGTATCTTGATCAGTTAGAATGTCTCAGAGCAGGACCGTTTGGTGAAAAACCACGGATTGCAAAGCAAAAAATCAACGAATTGCTGGTGAAGCAGGTATGA
- a CDS encoding NusA-like transcription termination signal-binding factor: MGQIVLSNETVQFINLATKTTNAQIIDCLVEDDRVVFIVEKGQLGIALGRKAKNLERLNHLLKKMVKFVEYDADKKKFIENLCKPYAVRSVTFEGTDQENIAKVEVESKDKSKLIGKGGRNISMIRKLAQRHHTIKDVQIV, encoded by the coding sequence ATGGGTCAGATTGTTCTTTCTAATGAAACTGTTCAGTTCATCAATCTTGCGACGAAAACAACGAATGCTCAGATTATTGATTGTTTAGTTGAAGATGATCGAGTTGTTTTTATTGTTGAAAAAGGACAACTTGGAATTGCACTTGGTCGGAAGGCAAAGAATCTCGAACGACTGAACCATCTGTTGAAGAAGATGGTAAAATTCGTTGAATATGATGCTGATAAGAAGAAATTTATCGAAAATCTCTGCAAGCCATATGCTGTTCGCTCGGTCACTTTTGAGGGAACCGATCAGGAGAATATTGCAAAAGTTGAGGTTGAAAGTAAGGATAAGTCAAAGCTTATTGGGAAAGGCGGGCGAAATATTTCCATGATTCGAAAACTCGCACAGCGTCATCATACGATTAAAGATGTTCAAATCGTATAA
- a CDS encoding DNA-directed RNA polymerase subunit A', translating into MAGSRNVTKKIGSLEFSVLSPNEIRKMSATKVITADTYDDDGFPITMGLMDQRLSVIEPGLRCKTCGLKVGKDKCPGHFGHIDLAMPVVHVGFVKTIRNCLRATCRRCGRILLTDDQIKEYMKTIEKNNADGRDNAYVFKNILTDCVKTESCPRCKTLVGKIDLDKPTSFRENGKKLTPTEIREWLEKIPDEDLPLLDINKNAARPEWMVLTVLPVPPVTVRPSVTLETGERSEDDLTHKLVDVIRINQRLQENRDAGAPQLIVEDLWELLQYHVTTYLDNQTSGIPPARHRSGRPLKTLAQRLKGKEGRFRSNLSGKRVNFSARTVISPDPNLSINEIGVPIEIARELTIPVRVTPQNLEWCKQLIRQTKESFHAHQGYIPQVNYIKRYREGVEQRIKVTDKNADDVADKLEIGTIIERQLMDGDIALFNRQPSLHRMSMMAHRVVVVPYRSFRFNLSVCPPYNADFDGDEMNLHLLQGEEAKAEAEILMKVQENILSPRFGGIIIGGLHDHISGCFLLTFNNKRFTKEQASQILGGFQYTGKFPEVHEENGTSFVYGRDIFSVLLPKDISMSYKAKSCFNCEVCKAPDCPHGTYVVIKNGVLKQGVIDENSIGSFKGRIIERIIRDHGTNAGREFIDQVTKLGIATVSVLGFTTSIDDEDIPLEARRQIEDGLEKAQKKIKNLVLAFENNELEALPGRSLEETLEMEIMRVTGRARDMAGEIASRYLGMNNSAVIMAKSGARGSMLNLSQMSGCVGQQAVRGERISRGYKQRTLPHFKKGDLGASAKGFVASSYKSGLTPTEYFFHSMGGREGLVDTAVRTSRSGYMQRRLVNALEDLKVEDDGTVRHTGGEIIQFIYGEDGVDPAKSMNGKAVDIERVITEIKEEA; encoded by the coding sequence ATGGCAGGATCTCGAAATGTGACAAAAAAGATTGGGAGTTTAGAATTTTCTGTTCTTTCGCCAAATGAAATTCGAAAGATGAGTGCAACAAAGGTTATTACTGCTGATACGTATGATGATGATGGTTTTCCGATTACGATGGGGTTGATGGATCAACGACTCAGTGTTATTGAGCCTGGTCTTCGCTGTAAAACCTGCGGGTTGAAGGTTGGGAAAGACAAATGTCCTGGTCATTTTGGACATATTGATCTTGCTATGCCTGTGGTACATGTTGGTTTTGTGAAAACCATCAGGAATTGCCTTCGGGCAACGTGTCGCCGATGTGGTCGTATTCTTCTCACGGATGATCAAATCAAAGAGTATATGAAAACCATCGAGAAGAATAATGCTGATGGGCGAGATAATGCGTATGTTTTCAAAAATATTCTTACTGATTGTGTGAAAACAGAATCGTGTCCTCGATGTAAAACACTCGTTGGAAAAATTGATCTTGACAAACCGACATCATTTCGTGAAAATGGGAAAAAACTTACACCGACGGAAATTCGAGAATGGCTTGAAAAAATTCCTGATGAAGATCTACCCTTGCTTGATATCAATAAAAATGCTGCTCGTCCTGAATGGATGGTGCTGACAGTTCTGCCGGTTCCTCCAGTGACGGTTCGTCCCTCGGTTACACTTGAAACTGGTGAACGATCAGAAGATGATCTCACCCATAAACTCGTTGATGTTATTAGGATCAATCAGCGACTGCAGGAAAATCGAGATGCAGGTGCACCGCAACTGATCGTTGAGGATCTCTGGGAATTACTGCAGTATCATGTCACAACGTATCTTGATAATCAAACATCTGGGATTCCACCGGCTCGTCATCGATCAGGACGGCCGTTGAAAACCCTTGCACAACGATTGAAAGGAAAAGAAGGTCGTTTCCGAAGTAATCTTTCAGGAAAACGAGTGAATTTTTCCGCTCGTACAGTTATTTCTCCTGATCCAAACCTCAGTATCAATGAGATTGGCGTCCCGATTGAAATCGCTCGGGAGTTGACGATTCCTGTGCGGGTTACTCCTCAGAATCTTGAATGGTGTAAACAACTCATCAGACAAACCAAAGAATCATTCCATGCTCATCAAGGATACATCCCACAGGTGAATTACATTAAACGATACCGTGAGGGTGTTGAACAGCGAATTAAAGTAACTGATAAGAATGCCGATGATGTTGCAGATAAACTTGAGATTGGAACAATTATCGAACGGCAGCTCATGGATGGTGACATTGCATTGTTCAACCGTCAGCCGTCGTTGCATCGAATGTCAATGATGGCACATCGTGTTGTGGTTGTTCCGTATCGTTCATTCAGATTTAACCTCTCAGTCTGTCCACCATACAACGCTGATTTTGATGGTGATGAGATGAACCTGCATTTATTGCAAGGTGAAGAGGCAAAAGCTGAAGCAGAGATTCTCATGAAAGTTCAGGAAAATATTCTTTCGCCACGCTTTGGCGGTATCATCATCGGTGGATTGCATGATCATATCTCAGGGTGTTTTTTACTGACGTTTAACAATAAACGATTCACAAAAGAACAAGCATCGCAGATCCTCGGCGGGTTTCAATACACAGGAAAATTCCCAGAGGTTCATGAGGAAAACGGGACGTCTTTTGTATATGGCCGTGATATTTTCAGTGTCCTGTTACCAAAGGATATATCGATGAGTTACAAAGCAAAATCATGTTTCAACTGTGAGGTGTGCAAAGCTCCTGATTGTCCCCATGGTACGTATGTCGTGATTAAAAATGGTGTGCTGAAACAAGGTGTGATTGATGAAAATAGTATTGGTTCATTTAAAGGTCGTATTATTGAACGGATCATCCGTGATCATGGAACCAATGCTGGCCGTGAGTTCATTGATCAGGTAACAAAGCTGGGTATTGCGACAGTAAGTGTTCTTGGTTTTACGACAAGCATTGATGATGAAGATATTCCGTTGGAGGCACGACGGCAGATCGAAGATGGTCTTGAGAAAGCCCAAAAGAAGATTAAAAATCTTGTTCTCGCGTTTGAGAATAATGAACTTGAAGCGTTACCTGGTCGAAGTCTTGAGGAAACGCTTGAAATGGAGATCATGCGGGTTACTGGTCGTGCTCGTGATATGGCTGGAGAAATCGCAAGTAGGTATCTTGGTATGAACAATAGCGCAGTGATTATGGCAAAATCTGGTGCTCGAGGATCCATGTTGAACCTTTCGCAGATGTCTGGATGTGTCGGTCAGCAGGCAGTTCGAGGAGAACGTATTTCCCGTGGATATAAGCAGCGGACGTTGCCGCATTTCAAAAAAGGAGATCTTGGTGCTAGTGCCAAAGGGTTTGTTGCAAGCAGCTATAAGAGTGGTTTGACACCGACTGAGTATTTCTTCCATTCTATGGGTGGTCGAGAAGGGTTAGTCGACACTGCGGTTCGAACATCTCGCTCTGGGTATATGCAACGTCGTCTGGTGAATGCATTAGAAGATCTCAAAGTTGAAGATGATGGTACTGTTCGGCATACCGGTGGCGAGATCATTCAGTTTATTTATGGTGAGGATGGTGTTGATCCTGCGAAAAGCATGAATGGAAAAGCAGTTGATATCGAACGTGTGATTACTGAGATTAAAGAGGAGGCATAA